In bacterium, one genomic interval encodes:
- a CDS encoding argininosuccinate synthase yields the protein MKIVVAYSGGLDTSIIIKYLIEKYNAEVIAFTANIGQKIKEKELEKKALKTGAKKFYFKDLREKFVKNYIIPSLKGSALYQDKYPMATSLSRPLIAEEMVEIAKKEKVDAVAHGCTGKGNDQVRFELTFKYLSPELKIIAPLREWDFKSREEEIEYAKKNKIPIPVSKEKPYSIDENLWGISIECGKLEDPWEQPPDDAYQITISPEKAPDKPTYIEIEFEKGVPVGLNGKKMDILKIIEFLNKVGGENGVGRIDMVEDRVVGIKSREIYEAPAAVILHTSHSELEKLIFTKELWEFKKLVSIKFSQLIYYGNWFSDFRECLTAFVEETQKYVTGKVKVKLYKGNCEVVGRKSPYSLYIEELATYTEKDIFDHKASNGFIEIFGLSALLEGRRKLKTKKEK from the coding sequence ATGAAAATAGTTGTTGCATATTCTGGTGGACTTGATACATCTATAATAATAAAATATCTGATAGAAAAATATAATGCAGAAGTTATTGCTTTTACTGCAAACATAGGACAAAAAATAAAAGAAAAAGAACTTGAAAAAAAAGCACTAAAAACAGGAGCAAAAAAATTTTATTTTAAGGATTTAAGGGAAAAATTTGTTAAAAATTACATCATCCCATCTCTAAAAGGTTCTGCTCTTTACCAGGACAAATATCCAATGGCAACTTCATTATCAAGACCTTTGATTGCAGAAGAAATGGTAGAAATAGCAAAAAAAGAAAAAGTTGATGCAGTTGCACATGGTTGCACAGGGAAAGGAAATGACCAGGTAAGATTTGAACTTACATTTAAATACTTATCTCCTGAACTTAAAATAATTGCTCCTTTAAGAGAATGGGATTTTAAATCCAGAGAAGAAGAAATTGAATATGCAAAAAAGAATAAAATCCCAATTCCTGTCTCAAAAGAAAAACCATATAGTATTGATGAGAATTTATGGGGTATATCAATAGAGTGTGGAAAATTAGAAGACCCATGGGAACAACCACCAGATGATGCATATCAAATTACCATATCTCCTGAAAAAGCACCTGATAAACCAACATATATTGAAATTGAATTTGAAAAAGGAGTTCCTGTTGGTCTCAATGGGAAAAAGATGGATATTTTGAAAATCATAGAATTTCTTAATAAAGTTGGTGGTGAAAATGGAGTTGGTAGAATTGATATGGTTGAAGATAGAGTTGTTGGTATCAAATCAAGAGAGATATATGAAGCACCAGCAGCAGTTATTTTACATACATCACATAGTGAACTGGAAAAACTTATTTTCACAAAAGAATTATGGGAATTTAAAAAACTTGTTTCAATTAAATTTTCACAACTTATTTATTACGGAAATTGGTTTTCTGATTTTAGAGAATGTTTAACCGCATTTGTTGAAGAGACACAAAAATATGTAACAGGAAAAGTAAAAGTAAAGTTATACAAAGGGAATTGTGAGGTTGTTGGTAGAAAGTCCCCTTACTCACTTTATATTGAAGAACTTGCAACTTATACTGAAAAAGATATTTTTGACCATAAAGCATCAAACGGTTTTATTGAAATTTTTGGACTTTCTGCTTTACTTGAAGGAAGGAGAAAATTAAAAACTAAAAAAGAGAAATAA
- the istA gene encoding IS21 family transposase, whose translation MAGRRIKVIDIREMLRCLRMKESNRRIAKMLGINRRTVSKYRQWANWHNLLEGELPSLEIIEKFLEESGMIGIGERKGSKVVPYHDRVEELISKNCSIQVIYERLRDNYGFKGSYDSVRRYIKNIREKESDKYFRIETAPGEEAQVDFGYSGLMYDFVEKRLRKAWCFGMVLSYSRHIFVKFVFDQKISTWLRLQQDGFEYFEGVVKKVVLDNLKAAVVKAAVYDTVLQRSYLEFAEHYGFLVSPCRIGTPRHKGKVKNADQRSGLL comes from the coding sequence ATGGCAGGAAGGAGAATAAAAGTGATAGATATAAGAGAGATGTTAAGATGTTTAAGGATGAAAGAGAGTAATCGTCGGATAGCAAAGATGTTGGGAATTAACAGGAGGACGGTATCAAAATACAGACAATGGGCTAACTGGCATAATTTATTGGAAGGTGAACTACCTTCTTTGGAGATAATAGAGAAATTTTTAGAAGAATCAGGTATGATTGGGATAGGAGAAAGAAAAGGTTCCAAAGTAGTTCCATATCACGACAGGGTAGAAGAATTAATAAGTAAAAATTGTAGTATACAGGTGATATACGAACGATTAAGAGACAACTATGGATTTAAAGGGAGTTATGATTCTGTGAGGCGATATATAAAGAATATAAGGGAAAAAGAGTCTGATAAATACTTTCGTATAGAGACAGCACCGGGAGAAGAGGCACAGGTAGATTTTGGATATAGTGGATTGATGTATGATTTTGTGGAGAAAAGGTTGCGGAAGGCGTGGTGTTTTGGGATGGTATTAAGTTATAGTAGACATATATTTGTTAAGTTTGTTTTTGACCAGAAGATAAGTACATGGTTAAGGTTACAGCAGGATGGGTTTGAATATTTTGAGGGAGTGGTAAAGAAAGTAGTATTAGACAACTTAAAGGCGGCGGTTGTAAAAGCAGCTGTGTATGATACGGTATTACAAAGGTCTTATTTAGAATTTGCCGAGCACTATGGTTTTTTAGTATCACCTTGTAGAATAGGAACACCTCGTCATAAAGGGAAAGTGAAGAACGCCGACCAAAGGTCGGGGCTTCTTTAA